A stretch of the Chitinophaga sp. Cy-1792 genome encodes the following:
- a CDS encoding trifunctional MMPL family transporter/lysophospholipid acyltransferase/class I SAM-dependent methyltransferase — protein MSTLFVAIYNFFERHKTWLWIATVLSFLLAGFFASKVKLEEDITKILPQDKKLDKLQQVFQDSKFADKLILTISQKDSAGPAQPDSLVAYAAAFTSKANTNLSPYIKNIQAQVQDSTVMGLMQLIQTNLPIFLEEKDYARIDQLLQPDTLQKSLQYDYNTLISPAGLVLKKMIQVDPVGISWIGVKKLQQLQADDQFELYDNYVMTKDHRHLMVFITPSNPPTATKVNTQFLAGVDKIQDTLKQEYPGVYASYFGGTAVSAGNASQLRQDTMLTQGITVLLLVALIALFFRKKRAPVVIMLPVVFGALFSLAWVYIIKGHISVVALGAGSVVLGIAVNYSLHVFNHFRHTSNVREVIRDLAMPMTLGSFTTVGGFLCLQFVKSPMLHDIGLFAALSLIGAALFSLIFLPHWVVIGHKQDVVHHHKENWIDKIADYKPEKNKWLVGGIVVLTVFFFFTAGNVSFESDMMRMNFMSPELKKSEAHLNAVNAYVAQSVYVVSDGDNMESALEHTEQLMPVIHELQEKGVIKKVAGVQSLLLSAKEQQERIARWNAYWTPQKKQEVLSYLRTHGKEIGFSATAFDKFDQLLSEDYKILSPESIDIIKSGSLGDYIMQRNGNTSLVTLLKVDPAHKQEVYDALDKHPHTTVLDKQYAANRLVEVIRNEFKSIAWMTSLLVFTALLISYGRIELALITFVPMAISWVWILGIMGLFGIKFNIVNIILSEFIFGLGDDYSIFMMDGLLQEYKTGKKTISSFKSSIFLSALTTILGLGVLIFAQHPSLKSIALISIIGITTVVLISQVMIPVLFNWLITKRTSKGFAPWTLKGLFVTIFSFTYFTLGCFLMTGIGWILIRLNPFNKEKGKLLYHKLLSAYTRSVIYIMGNVRKKIINPLNENLDTPAVVISNHQSFLDILVSTMLHPKVILLTNQWVWRSPVFGSVVRLADYYPVADGAEGAIEKLRDRVKEGYSIMVYPEGTRSADPGIKRFHKGAFFIAQELGLDILPIVIHGTAYTMQKGDFLLKDGQITVKYLPRITKEDISWGENYSARTKTISRYFKAEYEQLRKEKETPKYFREQLTYNYIYKGPVLEWYMRIKTRMEGNYKQFHELLPKRGKIMDIGCGYGFMSYMLAWLSPEREITGIDHDEDKIVTAQHNYSKTGNVHFICADIADITLEKQDAFILSDVMHYLNEEEQEQVLAQCINALTDNGVIVLRDGDADRKQRHEGTKFTEVLSTKVFGFNKTGRTGLTFLSASGIRNIIRKYGAVAEEIDNTRYTSNVIFVIRKSPQKMYAQQ, from the coding sequence ATCGCCACTGTCCTGAGTTTCCTGCTGGCAGGCTTTTTCGCCAGTAAGGTAAAGCTGGAAGAAGACATTACCAAAATATTACCGCAGGATAAGAAGCTGGATAAACTACAACAGGTTTTCCAGGATTCTAAATTTGCAGACAAGCTGATACTGACTATCTCACAAAAAGATAGTGCCGGGCCGGCGCAACCTGATAGCCTGGTTGCCTATGCGGCGGCCTTCACCAGTAAAGCAAATACTAATTTATCTCCCTATATAAAAAATATTCAGGCACAGGTGCAGGACTCCACGGTTATGGGCCTGATGCAGCTGATACAAACGAACCTTCCGATTTTTCTGGAAGAAAAAGACTATGCAAGAATTGACCAGCTGCTACAGCCGGATACCTTGCAAAAGTCATTACAATACGATTATAATACGCTGATATCTCCGGCCGGACTGGTGTTGAAGAAGATGATACAGGTAGACCCTGTAGGGATTTCCTGGATTGGTGTAAAGAAATTACAGCAATTGCAGGCAGATGATCAGTTTGAGTTATATGATAATTATGTGATGACGAAAGACCATCGTCATCTGATGGTGTTTATTACACCGTCTAATCCGCCAACGGCGACAAAAGTAAATACACAGTTCCTGGCGGGTGTGGATAAGATCCAGGACACCTTAAAGCAGGAATATCCTGGTGTATATGCATCCTATTTTGGTGGAACCGCTGTTTCGGCAGGGAATGCCAGCCAGTTACGGCAGGATACCATGCTCACGCAGGGGATTACTGTATTGCTGCTGGTAGCATTGATAGCACTGTTTTTCAGGAAGAAGCGCGCACCGGTAGTAATTATGTTGCCGGTAGTTTTCGGTGCATTGTTTTCACTGGCATGGGTATATATCATTAAGGGGCATATCTCTGTGGTGGCGCTGGGCGCAGGTTCTGTGGTACTGGGTATTGCGGTGAATTACTCGTTGCACGTCTTTAATCACTTCCGTCATACCAGTAATGTGCGGGAGGTGATCCGTGACCTGGCAATGCCAATGACGCTGGGTAGTTTCACTACAGTGGGTGGCTTTTTATGCCTTCAATTTGTAAAGTCACCGATGCTGCATGACATAGGATTGTTTGCAGCGTTGAGTTTGATAGGTGCAGCGTTGTTCTCCCTGATATTCCTTCCGCACTGGGTTGTAATTGGACATAAGCAGGATGTTGTTCATCATCATAAAGAAAACTGGATCGATAAAATTGCCGATTACAAGCCGGAGAAAAATAAGTGGCTGGTAGGCGGGATTGTTGTGCTGACGGTATTTTTCTTCTTTACGGCCGGTAACGTGAGCTTTGAAAGTGACATGATGCGTATGAATTTCATGTCGCCGGAGCTGAAGAAATCAGAAGCACACCTGAATGCGGTCAATGCCTATGTAGCGCAATCCGTATACGTTGTGTCTGATGGCGACAACATGGAATCAGCGCTGGAACATACAGAGCAGCTGATGCCGGTGATTCATGAGCTACAGGAAAAAGGAGTTATTAAGAAGGTAGCAGGCGTACAGTCGTTGCTGTTATCTGCCAAAGAGCAGCAGGAGCGTATAGCCCGCTGGAATGCTTACTGGACGCCACAAAAGAAGCAGGAGGTGTTGTCTTACCTTCGCACCCACGGAAAAGAAATAGGCTTTAGCGCTACCGCTTTCGATAAATTTGATCAGCTGTTATCTGAAGATTATAAAATACTTTCCCCGGAATCTATTGATATTATTAAGAGTGGATCATTGGGAGATTATATCATGCAGCGCAATGGCAATACTTCCCTGGTGACACTCTTAAAGGTAGACCCGGCACATAAGCAGGAAGTATATGATGCGCTGGACAAGCATCCGCATACCACTGTTCTCGACAAACAATACGCTGCAAACAGGCTGGTGGAGGTGATCAGGAATGAGTTTAAAAGTATTGCCTGGATGACATCCTTACTGGTATTTACTGCTTTGCTGATTTCCTACGGCCGCATTGAGCTGGCATTGATCACCTTTGTGCCGATGGCCATCAGCTGGGTGTGGATACTGGGAATAATGGGGTTGTTTGGTATCAAATTCAATATTGTAAATATCATTCTTTCAGAATTTATTTTCGGTTTGGGAGATGATTACAGCATATTCATGATGGATGGGTTGTTGCAGGAATACAAGACCGGCAAGAAAACCATTTCTTCTTTCAAGTCAAGCATCTTCCTTTCCGCACTTACCACTATTCTTGGATTGGGTGTACTCATATTTGCACAGCATCCTTCGCTGAAGTCTATTGCCCTGATTTCCATTATTGGTATTACTACGGTGGTACTGATTTCACAGGTAATGATACCGGTGCTTTTCAACTGGCTGATTACCAAACGTACCAGTAAAGGCTTTGCACCGTGGACGTTGAAAGGTTTATTTGTAACGATATTTTCATTTACTTACTTCACACTGGGCTGCTTTCTCATGACAGGCATAGGCTGGATACTGATCCGCCTGAACCCATTCAATAAAGAGAAGGGCAAGCTGCTGTACCATAAACTACTTTCTGCGTATACCCGTTCTGTAATATATATCATGGGTAATGTGCGTAAGAAGATCATTAACCCATTGAATGAAAACCTGGATACACCTGCGGTGGTTATCTCCAACCACCAGTCTTTCCTGGATATCCTGGTATCAACGATGCTGCATCCGAAGGTAATTTTGCTCACCAATCAATGGGTGTGGAGATCGCCGGTGTTCGGGTCGGTAGTGCGGCTGGCAGACTATTACCCCGTGGCCGATGGTGCAGAGGGGGCTATTGAAAAGTTGCGTGACCGCGTGAAAGAAGGGTATTCCATCATGGTATATCCGGAAGGAACGCGTAGTGCTGATCCTGGTATCAAGCGTTTCCATAAGGGCGCGTTTTTCATTGCACAGGAATTAGGGTTGGATATATTACCGATCGTAATACACGGTACCGCCTATACGATGCAGAAGGGCGACTTTCTGCTGAAAGACGGGCAAATCACTGTGAAGTACCTGCCAAGAATTACAAAGGAAGACATCAGCTGGGGAGAAAACTACAGCGCACGTACGAAAACTATCAGCCGCTACTTTAAAGCAGAGTATGAGCAACTGCGGAAAGAAAAGGAAACACCGAAGTACTTCCGGGAGCAACTGACCTATAACTACATCTACAAAGGGCCTGTGCTGGAATGGTACATGCGTATCAAAACGCGCATGGAAGGCAACTATAAACAGTTCCATGAGCTGCTGCCGAAACGCGGTAAGATCATGGATATTGGCTGTGGATATGGATTTATGTCGTATATGCTGGCCTGGTTGTCGCCGGAGCGTGAGATAACCGGTATCGACCACGATGAAGATAAAATCGTTACTGCACAACATAACTATTCAAAAACAGGTAATGTGCATTTTATCTGTGCTGATATTGCAGATATTACCCTGGAAAAACAGGATGCATTTATATTGAGTGATGTCATGCATTACCTGAATGAAGAAGAGCAGGAACAGGTGCTGGCGCAGTGTATCAATGCCCTGACGGATAATGGCGTCATCGTTTTGCGTGACGGCGATGCCGACAGGAAGCAACGCCACGAAGGCACTAAGTTTACAGAAGTATTAAGTACAAAAGTTTTTGGTTTCAATAAAACAGGAAGAACAGGTTTAACCTTTCTTTCGGCATCGGGTATACGAAATATCATCCGGAAATATGGAGCTGTAGCAGAAGAAATAGACAATACCCGTTATACATCTAACGTCATATTTGTTATCCGTAAATCCCCCCAAAAAATGTATGCACAACAATGA
- a CDS encoding NAD(P)/FAD-dependent oxidoreductase: MHNNEVILIGSGLGGLVTGAILSMNGYKVRIYEKNRQIGGCLQTYSRDKVIFDSGVHYIGGLAPGENLYKVFNYLGILDKLKLKRMDMDGFDHISFGGDAKVYKLAQGKENFISTLVKDFPEEKAAIHAYYEKIKEVCSKFPLYNLRLGDYEEKRSVLHFNAAEYLQELTGNTRLRNVLAGNNLLYAGVAAKTPLYVHALVVNSYMNSSWKCVDGGSQIAKWLGRRIMENGGEIIRNNGVTAIVGEGDKVDHILLQDGKKVKGDHFISNLHPAQTTAMTQSDMLRGAYRNRMQSLENSTGAFVLNVALKPGTFPYLNHNYYYHASDDAWAGIHYQTGTWPETYAMYVSASSKNDVWADSLSIMTYMHYDELQPWQHTFNTVLQPDSRGAAYEDFKKAKADQLITCVEKRFPRFRDCIQSYYVATPLSYRDYIGTGDGSMYGVLKDSKEPLRTMVSSRTKLANLYLTGQNLNLHGILGVTMSSVITASEFLGMEHLVTAINNVSANDV; this comes from the coding sequence ATGCACAACAATGAGGTCATACTAATCGGTAGTGGTCTTGGTGGCCTTGTAACCGGTGCTATACTGAGCATGAACGGTTATAAGGTACGCATATACGAAAAAAACCGTCAGATCGGTGGTTGTTTGCAGACCTATTCCCGGGACAAAGTCATCTTTGATTCCGGTGTCCACTATATCGGTGGACTGGCGCCGGGAGAGAACCTGTACAAGGTTTTCAATTACCTGGGTATTCTGGACAAGCTGAAGCTGAAACGCATGGATATGGATGGTTTCGACCACATTTCCTTTGGCGGCGATGCTAAAGTATATAAGCTGGCACAGGGAAAAGAGAATTTTATCTCCACACTGGTAAAGGATTTTCCGGAAGAGAAAGCCGCTATCCATGCCTATTATGAAAAGATAAAAGAAGTATGTAGCAAGTTCCCTTTGTACAATCTTCGCCTTGGCGACTATGAAGAAAAAAGGAGTGTGCTGCATTTCAATGCTGCCGAGTATTTACAGGAACTTACCGGCAATACGCGGTTACGGAATGTGCTGGCAGGAAACAACCTGCTCTATGCGGGTGTGGCTGCTAAAACGCCGTTGTATGTACATGCATTGGTGGTCAACAGCTATATGAACAGTTCCTGGAAATGTGTGGATGGAGGTTCTCAGATTGCCAAGTGGCTGGGCCGCCGTATCATGGAGAATGGTGGTGAAATCATCCGTAACAATGGTGTAACCGCCATAGTAGGTGAGGGTGATAAAGTAGATCATATCCTGCTACAGGATGGAAAAAAGGTGAAGGGAGATCATTTTATTTCTAACCTGCATCCCGCGCAGACAACGGCTATGACGCAAAGTGATATGCTTCGTGGCGCTTATCGCAACAGGATGCAGTCGCTCGAAAATTCTACCGGCGCCTTTGTACTGAATGTGGCCTTGAAGCCGGGTACTTTCCCTTATCTCAACCATAACTACTATTACCATGCCTCCGACGATGCATGGGCAGGTATTCATTATCAGACTGGAACCTGGCCTGAAACATACGCGATGTATGTATCTGCCAGCTCGAAGAATGACGTATGGGCCGATAGTCTGAGCATAATGACGTATATGCATTATGATGAATTACAGCCATGGCAGCATACTTTCAATACCGTATTACAACCCGACAGCAGGGGAGCTGCGTATGAGGACTTCAAAAAAGCGAAGGCAGACCAGCTGATAACCTGTGTGGAAAAGCGTTTTCCGCGCTTCAGGGATTGTATACAGTCTTATTATGTAGCCACCCCATTGTCCTACCGCGATTATATCGGTACAGGGGATGGCAGTATGTATGGCGTACTGAAGGACAGTAAAGAACCACTGCGTACGATGGTGTCATCCCGTACAAAGCTGGCTAATTTGTATCTTACAGGTCAAAACCTGAACTTACATGGAATTTTGGGAGTGACGATGAGCAGTGTGATTACGGCATCGGAATTCCTGGGTATGGAACATCTTGTAACAGCAATTAACAATGTATCAGCAAACGACGTATAG
- a CDS encoding C45 family peptidase, which produces MYQQTTYSTANRKKKRSGWRKLGRALLWIFGTILVLFIALAIYLVVVSKIDPPKIANTDALKLERKEIAPGAYTLGNNWFRHSNSGLYEMYVEGAPFERGVANGKLSKELIIRQEDNFIAQISKMIPSNFYRHFLKYFIGFFNRHLAENVAAEFQEEIYGESFSASPNYDYIGSNYERLMNYHAAHDIGHALQGMALVGCTSFATWDEQSADSNLIIGRNFDFYMGDKFAEDKMVVFYHPEKGYNFMFVTWGGFTGVVSGMNDQGLTVTINAARTDVPFGAATPVSLVAREILQYARTIDEAWAIASKRKMFVSESFLIGSAIDNKAVVIEKTPTGMDRYSTNEHFITCTNHFQGDSLRVLASNKLQVAESASAYRYQRLTELMKRNGPNTVQKTVDILRDRRGLHDANIGMGNEKAINQFIAHHAIVFEPKKKLVWVSTAPFQMGEFVGYDLNKIFSMHGLDSNHEVYDSALTIPADSFLVTKDYADWKAFHQLREDMSDGKAVDLKAMVALNPEWYHTYVLAGDYSYKHKDFAAAKGYYKTALTKVIATKGEENHIRKQLELSEKALQKK; this is translated from the coding sequence ATGTATCAGCAAACGACGTATAGTACAGCAAACAGGAAGAAGAAACGCAGCGGCTGGAGGAAACTCGGCAGGGCGCTGCTATGGATATTCGGAACGATATTGGTGCTGTTTATTGCACTGGCAATATATCTGGTAGTGGTAAGTAAAATAGACCCGCCGAAGATCGCCAATACCGATGCGTTGAAGCTGGAACGTAAAGAAATAGCGCCAGGCGCCTATACACTGGGCAATAACTGGTTCAGGCACAGCAACAGCGGACTCTATGAAATGTACGTGGAAGGCGCGCCCTTTGAACGCGGCGTTGCAAATGGAAAGCTCTCCAAAGAGCTGATCATTCGTCAGGAGGATAATTTTATCGCACAGATCAGTAAAATGATCCCATCTAACTTCTATCGTCATTTTTTAAAATATTTTATCGGATTCTTTAACAGGCATCTGGCAGAGAATGTAGCAGCAGAATTCCAGGAAGAAATCTATGGAGAATCTTTTTCTGCCTCTCCCAACTACGACTATATCGGCAGTAACTATGAGCGTTTGATGAACTATCATGCTGCACATGATATCGGGCATGCCTTGCAGGGAATGGCGCTGGTAGGATGTACTTCCTTTGCCACCTGGGATGAGCAGTCGGCAGACAGCAACCTGATCATAGGCCGCAACTTTGACTTCTATATGGGAGATAAGTTTGCCGAAGATAAGATGGTGGTGTTTTATCATCCGGAGAAGGGTTACAACTTTATGTTTGTTACCTGGGGCGGGTTTACAGGCGTTGTTTCCGGTATGAACGATCAGGGACTTACCGTGACCATCAATGCCGCCAGAACAGACGTGCCTTTCGGGGCCGCTACGCCGGTGTCACTCGTGGCAAGAGAGATTCTGCAATATGCCAGAACGATAGACGAAGCCTGGGCCATTGCCTCCAAACGTAAAATGTTTGTTTCTGAATCGTTCCTGATAGGTAGTGCCATCGATAACAAAGCCGTGGTGATTGAAAAAACACCTACCGGCATGGATAGATATAGTACCAATGAACATTTCATTACCTGTACCAATCACTTCCAGGGCGACTCCCTGCGCGTGCTGGCATCAAATAAATTGCAGGTTGCTGAAAGCGCCTCTGCGTACCGCTATCAGCGCCTTACAGAACTGATGAAGCGCAACGGGCCTAACACCGTTCAGAAAACGGTTGACATCCTTCGTGACAGAAGGGGTCTGCATGATGCAAACATTGGTATGGGCAATGAGAAAGCAATTAACCAGTTTATTGCACACCACGCCATCGTTTTTGAACCGAAGAAAAAGCTGGTGTGGGTGTCTACAGCGCCTTTCCAGATGGGCGAATTCGTGGGTTATGACCTGAATAAAATATTCAGTATGCATGGCCTGGATTCGAACCATGAAGTATATGATTCGGCATTGACCATTCCTGCAGATAGTTTCCTGGTAACAAAAGATTATGCTGACTGGAAAGCATTCCATCAGCTACGTGAGGATATGTCTGACGGTAAGGCAGTAGACCTGAAAGCTATGGTGGCATTGAATCCTGAGTGGTACCATACTTATGTGCTGGCAGGGGATTATTCCTATAAGCATAAAGATTTTGCAGCAGCAAAAGGATATTACAAAACTGCGCTTACCAAAGTAATCGCTACGAAGGGAGAGGAGAACCATATCCGCAAGCAGCTGGAGTTGTCAGAGAAAGCATTACAGAAAAAATAG
- the acpS gene encoding holo-ACP synthase: MIIGIGTDIVEIDRIAGKLAKGTGFRNLVFTPFEIEYCEQQAKPAASYAARFAAKEALLKALGTGWGNGNINFDQIEIRNDTYGKPALFLINGAEEAYQRLQIKQVWVSLSHEKNNAIAMVVLEG; this comes from the coding sequence ATGATCATAGGTATAGGTACAGATATCGTGGAAATAGACAGGATAGCAGGTAAGCTTGCTAAGGGTACTGGTTTCCGGAATCTTGTATTTACCCCTTTTGAGATTGAATATTGCGAGCAACAGGCGAAACCGGCCGCTTCTTATGCCGCGCGTTTTGCCGCCAAGGAAGCGCTTTTAAAAGCCTTGGGAACAGGTTGGGGCAATGGCAATATAAATTTTGATCAGATAGAAATCCGTAATGATACGTACGGAAAACCTGCATTGTTTTTAATCAATGGGGCAGAAGAAGCATACCAGCGCTTGCAGATTAAGCAGGTATGGGTGTCGTTGTCGCACGAAAAAAACAATGCCATTGCGATGGTTGTCCTGGAGGGATAG